The Elusimicrobiales bacterium genome includes a window with the following:
- a CDS encoding S8 family peptidase: protein MRKFTAAFAFAAIFAVIANAAETGTKLVLFTPGTTAEQRRSQIEALGGKLIADYEFINESLADFSNRAAGDIRAAIRAGRAPNASDVQDNQRRKWLNGSAYGSFPTPAQIAGRASVRIDAGDMAAPAFSEARPADSAADAKIPWGIARVGAKAAWAKGLDGSGVKVGIVDTGIDLKHPDLSGNIAATYNAVNHTNNGADDQGHGTHVAGTVAGMGAGSDGVFGVAPKAKIYAAKVLGADGQGDDSAVVDGINWTIGQHVKVINMSLGGPEDVPAFHQAVKAAADAGIAVVCAAGNDYGAAVSYPAAYPEAIAISASTSGDGLAFFSSVGPQIAFIAPGAQIYSTKNGGGYTTMDGTSMASPHMAGLAALAVQAGASDGKAVRDMLKAAASKLPRLSQDEQGAGLVDAGKIGK, encoded by the coding sequence ATGCGAAAGTTTACAGCGGCGTTTGCGTTCGCGGCGATATTTGCGGTTATCGCGAATGCAGCCGAAACCGGCACCAAACTGGTGCTGTTCACGCCCGGCACCACAGCAGAACAGCGCCGGAGCCAGATTGAAGCTCTTGGCGGAAAACTTATAGCCGACTACGAGTTCATAAACGAATCCCTTGCGGATTTCTCCAACAGGGCCGCAGGCGACATCCGCGCGGCCATACGCGCCGGCAGGGCGCCCAACGCCAGCGACGTGCAGGATAACCAGCGGCGGAAATGGCTTAACGGCTCTGCCTACGGTTCGTTCCCGACGCCGGCGCAGATAGCGGGCCGCGCCTCCGTCCGGATAGACGCCGGCGACATGGCCGCGCCCGCATTTTCCGAGGCCAGACCGGCAGATTCGGCGGCGGACGCTAAAATTCCGTGGGGCATCGCGCGCGTCGGCGCCAAGGCCGCCTGGGCCAAGGGGCTGGACGGTTCCGGCGTGAAGGTTGGAATAGTGGATACCGGCATAGATCTCAAGCATCCCGACCTGTCTGGCAATATAGCCGCCACCTATAATGCGGTCAATCACACCAATAACGGCGCGGACGATCAGGGCCATGGCACGCATGTGGCCGGCACCGTCGCCGGGATGGGCGCGGGCAGCGACGGCGTTTTCGGCGTCGCCCCCAAAGCGAAAATATACGCCGCCAAGGTGCTGGGCGCCGACGGGCAGGGCGACGACAGCGCGGTTGTTGACGGCATTAACTGGACCATAGGCCAGCATGTGAAAGTCATCAACATGAGCCTGGGCGGGCCGGAAGATGTTCCGGCTTTTCATCAGGCCGTGAAGGCGGCGGCTGACGCCGGCATAGCAGTGGTTTGCGCCGCCGGCAACGATTACGGTGCCGCCGTCAGCTATCCGGCCGCGTATCCGGAAGCTATAGCCATATCGGCCAGCACTTCGGGGGATGGACTGGCGTTTTTTTCCTCCGTGGGGCCGCAGATAGCTTTCATCGCCCCCGGCGCGCAGATATACTCCACCAAAAACGGCGGCGGCTATACGACGATGGACGGCACGTCCATGGCCTCGCCGCACATGGCGGGGCTTGCCGCGCTTGCTGTTCAGGCCGGCGCTTCCGACGGCAAGGCGGTGCGCGATATGCTCAAGGCCGCGGCCTCCAAGCTGCCGCGCCTGTCCCAGGACGAGCAGGGCGCCGGGCTGGTGGATGCCGGAAAAATAGGCAAATAG
- a CDS encoding polysaccharide deacetylase family protein, producing the protein MTGLLAGAAALAVAGLSARWNWWRGKVSGLPVLMYHKIGVPPKGSKLGNLWVSPEVFAKQVDYLLRHGYAPVLFRDIAAAARGERELPPNPVLITFDDGYRNNYTEAYRILKEKGAKGNIFLVYNTLGKNNEWHNPDSEHWLPMLTWEEINEMLASGVMDMGAHTMNHKNLAKIPLEEAAWEMRECKKRLEEKLGHEIPCFAYPYGSGAFVPEVRQKALEAGFKFDFSVKQGIAPWPWKPEMGTIRRIFVRGDDFMLDFHLNMTRGRARF; encoded by the coding sequence ATGACAGGACTTCTGGCGGGCGCGGCGGCTCTGGCGGTGGCGGGATTAAGCGCGAGATGGAACTGGTGGCGCGGCAAGGTCTCCGGCCTGCCGGTGCTTATGTATCACAAAATAGGAGTGCCGCCCAAAGGCTCCAAACTCGGCAATTTATGGGTTTCGCCGGAAGTGTTCGCAAAACAGGTGGATTACCTGCTGCGGCACGGCTATGCGCCGGTTTTATTCCGCGATATCGCCGCCGCCGCGCGCGGCGAGCGCGAACTGCCGCCCAATCCGGTGCTGATAACTTTTGACGACGGCTACCGCAACAATTACACCGAGGCTTACCGCATCCTGAAGGAAAAGGGCGCGAAAGGCAATATATTCCTAGTCTATAACACCCTGGGCAAAAACAACGAGTGGCACAACCCGGACAGCGAGCATTGGCTGCCCATGCTCACCTGGGAGGAGATAAACGAGATGCTGGCCTCCGGCGTGATGGACATGGGCGCACACACGATGAATCACAAGAACCTGGCTAAAATCCCGCTGGAGGAGGCGGCCTGGGAAATGCGCGAATGCAAAAAGCGGCTGGAGGAGAAGCTGGGCCATGAAATACCGTGTTTTGCCTATCCCTACGGCTCCGGCGCTTTCGTGCCGGAGGTGCGGCAGAAGGCGCTTGAGGCCGGGTTCAAGTTTGATTTCAGCGTGAAGCAGGGCATAGCTCCCTGGCCCTGGAAGCCGGAGATGGGGACCATCCGCCGCATTTTCGTGCGCGGGGACGATTTCATGCTGGACTTCCATCTAAACATGACCAGGGGCCGCGCCAGGTTTTGA
- a CDS encoding glycosyltransferase family 4 protein: MNGPFAVFHVDSERALKGGERQLLYLAFQLRALGHWNCIVCRKGSQLDIAGRKAGFDVMYLPFLFEWDPLSALMLRGQIMLRQRPGGVVIHAHSSHAAAVSFMAAKAGFARRIVSRRDEYPLSGSASARMKYASAHKVVAASENIRKMLLKSGVPQPGVELVLDCIPETGFPWDDDGLDKFRAAARQRLFSELDIPPDSFCVGAITGFESQRDPLTFVRAVPLVLQEVPWTHFVISGSGPLLGEIRRLALELKVPHRLHVIGNYEEPLALMAAFDVLSVASRGEGIGGSVLESMSAGTPVVSVRGACAQEIISDGEDGFMVNPSSPAELARIIAKLLKSPELCRALRGRGFQRRKRFLSKAAAERMVEIYGENNPCPHSA; encoded by the coding sequence ATGAATGGGCCATTTGCGGTGTTTCACGTAGACAGCGAAAGGGCGCTTAAAGGCGGCGAGCGGCAGCTGCTTTACCTGGCTTTCCAGCTGCGCGCGCTGGGCCATTGGAACTGCATAGTCTGCCGCAAAGGCTCGCAGCTGGATATCGCCGGCAGGAAGGCGGGCTTTGACGTGATGTACCTGCCTTTTCTTTTTGAGTGGGACCCGCTGTCGGCGCTTATGCTGCGCGGCCAGATAATGCTGCGCCAGCGGCCCGGCGGCGTCGTAATCCACGCCCACAGCTCGCATGCGGCGGCGGTGTCTTTCATGGCGGCCAAGGCCGGCTTCGCGCGCCGCATAGTGAGCCGCCGGGACGAGTATCCGCTTTCCGGTTCGGCTTCCGCGAGGATGAAATACGCCTCCGCGCACAAGGTGGTCGCCGCCTCTGAGAATATACGCAAAATGCTGCTCAAGTCCGGTGTTCCGCAGCCGGGTGTGGAACTGGTCCTCGACTGCATCCCCGAAACCGGTTTCCCGTGGGACGACGACGGGCTGGACAAGTTCCGCGCCGCCGCCCGGCAGCGCCTGTTTTCGGAACTGGATATTCCGCCGGATTCGTTTTGCGTCGGCGCCATAACCGGGTTTGAAAGCCAGCGCGACCCGCTCACCTTCGTGCGGGCGGTGCCGCTGGTGCTGCAGGAGGTGCCGTGGACGCATTTCGTCATTTCCGGCTCCGGGCCGCTTTTGGGGGAGATACGGCGGCTGGCGCTGGAGCTTAAAGTGCCCCACCGGCTGCATGTGATAGGCAATTATGAGGAGCCGCTTGCGTTGATGGCGGCGTTCGACGTGCTGTCTGTCGCCTCGCGCGGGGAGGGGATAGGCGGCTCCGTTCTGGAATCCATGTCCGCGGGCACGCCGGTGGTTTCCGTGCGCGGCGCCTGCGCGCAGGAGATAATAAGCGACGGCGAAGACGGCTTCATGGTAAATCCCAGCTCGCCGGCGGAACTGGCCCGCATTATCGCCAAGCTGCTCAAATCGCCGGAGCTGTGCCGCGCGCTGCGCGGGCGCGGTTTCCAGCGTAGGAAGCGGTTCCTTTCAAAAGCCGCGGCTGAGCGCATGGTGGAGATTTATGGAGAAAATAACCCTTGCCCTCATAGCGCATAA
- a CDS encoding glycosyltransferase family 2 protein, which produces MEKITLALIAHNEEKDLPRCLDSVKGLVSGIALVDSMSSDRTGEIAAAAGARVLRREFDGYASQKNAALDLASNDWILQLDPDETLSPELKDEIAALFAAGPRADAYSLPYVNYFLGRRMRHGGLGGERHIRLFRKSRCRFEGGLVHEGVRVDGTVGALKHPVIHNSYPDMEEYLDKFNRYTTLAARKMHGQGKRFSIFRICFVPLEFHKRFFLRLGFLDGFAGLAWSAVSAFYVFVKYVKLWRIEQGE; this is translated from the coding sequence ATGGAGAAAATAACCCTTGCCCTCATAGCGCATAACGAGGAAAAAGACCTGCCCCGCTGCCTGGACAGCGTGAAAGGCCTGGTTTCCGGCATCGCGCTTGTGGACAGCATGTCTTCCGACCGCACCGGGGAAATAGCCGCCGCCGCCGGAGCGCGCGTGCTGCGGCGCGAGTTTGACGGCTACGCCTCCCAGAAAAACGCCGCGCTGGACCTGGCCTCCAATGACTGGATTTTGCAGCTGGACCCGGACGAAACCCTCTCGCCGGAGCTGAAAGATGAAATCGCCGCGCTTTTCGCCGCCGGTCCGCGGGCGGACGCATACTCCCTGCCGTATGTGAATTATTTCCTGGGGCGCAGAATGCGCCACGGCGGGCTGGGGGGGGAGCGGCACATACGGCTTTTCCGCAAATCCAGATGCCGGTTTGAAGGCGGCCTTGTCCACGAGGGCGTGCGCGTGGACGGGACAGTCGGCGCGCTTAAACACCCGGTTATACACAACTCCTACCCGGACATGGAGGAGTATCTGGACAAATTCAACCGCTACACCACTCTCGCGGCGAGGAAAATGCACGGGCAGGGGAAGCGGTTCAGCATTTTCAGGATATGCTTTGTCCCGCTGGAGTTCCACAAAAGATTCTTCCTCCGGCTGGGATTTCTGGACGGCTTTGCCGGGCTGGCGTGGAGCGCGGTTTCCGCATTCTATGTATTTGTAAAATATGTGAAACTCTGGCGCATTGAACAAGGAGAATGA
- a CDS encoding S8 family serine peptidase, with the protein MRKFTAAFAFAALFAVLANAAETTTKLVLFKAGTTAQQRQSQIQALGGRLIADYEFVNESLADFSNKAVGDVRAMLPSRAPNATGVENNETLNWLNAVYAPLPAAAQVVGQARRNIDEGAVSTPAFSEAKSVDASAQMPWGIARVNAKSAWARGLDGSGVKVGIVDTGIDLSHPDLAGNIAASYNAVNHDISANDDHGHGTHVAGIIAGMGAGEDGVFGVAPKARIYAAKGLDAKGSGSVNNIVDAINWTIGQKVKVINMSLGAPRSLAAVDQAVKSAHDAGIAVICAAGNNGQAVNYPAASPGATAIAASDSSDNIASFSSRGPQIVFIAPGKAIYSSFKGGQYKTMSGTSMAAPHAAGLAALAVQAGAADGDAAVEIMKSAASKLPNLSQDEQGTGLVDAGKISKK; encoded by the coding sequence ATGCGAAAGTTTACAGCGGCATTTGCGTTCGCTGCGTTATTTGCGGTTCTGGCGAACGCGGCGGAAACCACCACCAAACTGGTGCTGTTCAAGGCAGGCACCACGGCCCAGCAGCGCCAGAGCCAGATACAAGCTCTGGGCGGCAGGCTGATAGCGGATTACGAGTTTGTAAACGAGTCCCTGGCGGATTTTTCCAACAAGGCCGTCGGGGATGTGCGGGCGATGCTTCCTTCCAGGGCGCCGAACGCGACCGGCGTGGAAAATAACGAGACGCTCAACTGGCTCAACGCGGTTTACGCCCCTCTTCCGGCTGCGGCCCAGGTGGTCGGGCAGGCGCGGCGGAATATAGACGAGGGCGCGGTTTCCACCCCCGCTTTTTCAGAGGCCAAATCGGTTGACGCCTCCGCCCAGATGCCCTGGGGCATCGCGCGCGTCAACGCCAAATCCGCCTGGGCCAGGGGGCTGGACGGCTCCGGCGTGAAAGTGGGAATTGTGGATACCGGCATAGACCTCTCGCACCCGGACCTGGCCGGCAATATAGCCGCCAGCTATAACGCCGTAAACCATGACATCAGCGCCAATGACGACCACGGCCACGGCACGCATGTGGCGGGCATAATCGCGGGAATGGGCGCCGGCGAAGACGGCGTCTTCGGCGTCGCGCCCAAGGCCCGGATATACGCGGCCAAGGGTCTTGATGCCAAGGGCAGCGGCTCCGTAAACAATATCGTGGATGCCATCAACTGGACCATAGGCCAGAAGGTCAAAGTCATCAATATGAGCCTTGGCGCGCCGCGCTCGCTGGCGGCGGTGGACCAGGCCGTCAAATCCGCGCACGACGCGGGGATAGCCGTCATCTGCGCCGCCGGCAACAACGGGCAAGCGGTGAATTATCCAGCCGCCTCTCCCGGCGCGACGGCCATAGCCGCAAGCGATTCATCCGACAATATAGCCTCGTTCTCGTCCAGAGGGCCGCAGATAGTGTTCATCGCCCCCGGAAAGGCGATATACTCCTCCTTCAAGGGCGGGCAGTACAAGACGATGAGCGGCACCTCCATGGCCGCGCCGCATGCGGCGGGGCTTGCCGCGCTGGCCGTGCAGGCGGGCGCAGCAGACGGAGACGCCGCCGTGGAAATAATGAAATCCGCCGCCTCCAAGCTGCCGAACCTGTCGCAGGACGAGCAGGGCACGGGGCTGGTTGACGCCGGCAAAATCAGCAAAAAATAA
- a CDS encoding glycosyltransferase family 9 protein has protein sequence MLPQPRRILIIQLRRIGDVLLTAPATETLARAFPQAKIDFITERPCDEVLRGNPHVADVIIYDRRHPLKAFFDVRRRKYDWVIDLMTNPRTRLIALFSGAPLRAGPAFSSAKWAYNVLLPLLDNNIYAGFKKVKMLEPLGVKTDACPRPFFALPPFAAQYRRGVFEGLGIRPGDLIIGLAPASRKATRRWPAEHYAELARLAAKELGAKTLVFCGPGEEDIAAEIAGKSGGAALIPPPSKSLAELASLLAGLKVLVCNCNGTKHLAAAAGTPTLEIYGMSNPASWHLPGDPRHRAVYRTDLPCIGCGKSDCDIGIKCLRELPPQTVFGELRELLSRL, from the coding sequence ATGCTGCCGCAGCCGCGCAGAATTCTTATAATACAGCTTCGCCGCATAGGCGATGTGCTGCTTACCGCGCCCGCCACCGAGACGCTGGCGCGGGCTTTTCCGCAGGCGAAAATAGATTTTATAACCGAGCGTCCCTGCGACGAAGTTCTGCGCGGCAATCCCCATGTTGCGGACGTGATTATTTACGACAGGCGGCATCCGCTGAAGGCGTTTTTTGATGTCCGCCGCCGCAAATACGACTGGGTGATAGACCTGATGACAAACCCGCGCACCCGGCTGATAGCGCTGTTCAGCGGCGCGCCGCTGCGGGCCGGGCCGGCTTTTTCAAGCGCGAAATGGGCCTACAACGTCCTGCTGCCGCTGCTGGACAACAACATCTACGCGGGATTCAAAAAAGTGAAAATGCTGGAGCCGCTGGGCGTGAAGACGGACGCATGTCCGCGCCCGTTTTTTGCGCTGCCGCCTTTCGCGGCGCAATATCGGCGCGGGGTTTTTGAAGGGCTGGGCATCAGGCCGGGCGATTTGATAATCGGGCTTGCGCCGGCTTCCCGCAAAGCCACCCGGCGGTGGCCGGCGGAGCATTACGCGGAACTGGCCCGGCTGGCCGCGAAAGAGCTGGGCGCCAAAACGCTTGTTTTCTGCGGCCCCGGCGAGGAAGACATTGCCGCCGAAATAGCGGGCAAAAGCGGCGGCGCGGCGTTAATACCGCCGCCCAGCAAATCGCTGGCGGAGCTGGCCTCGCTGCTGGCGGGGCTGAAAGTGCTGGTCTGCAACTGCAACGGGACCAAGCATCTTGCCGCCGCCGCGGGGACACCCACGTTGGAGATATACGGCATGAGCAATCCCGCCAGCTGGCATTTGCCGGGCGACCCGCGCCACCGCGCCGTTTACAGAACGGACCTGCCCTGCATCGGCTGCGGCAAATCCGACTGCGATATCGGAATCAAGTGCCTCCGGGAACTGCCGCCGCAAACCGTTTTCGGCGAGTTGCGCGAATTGCTTTCCCGCCTCTAA